The following proteins come from a genomic window of Methanosarcina sp. MTP4:
- a CDS encoding protease inhibitor I42 family protein has product MKKILKATAVLLIAAAFLFTAGCTENSEPIEKGQVLTEADNGKTLTLEKGENFTLSLKGNPSTGYSWKLDLSDGLSILSDEYSTDPDHEGEAGAGGIHSWVIEAGETGSQEIKGIYKRPWESSSDGEKTFKLTVEVV; this is encoded by the coding sequence ATGAAGAAAATATTAAAAGCCACAGCAGTACTCCTTATCGCTGCTGCCTTTCTCTTTACAGCTGGCTGTACCGAAAATAGCGAGCCCATAGAAAAAGGCCAGGTATTAACCGAAGCTGACAACGGAAAAACTTTAACTCTCGAAAAAGGAGAGAATTTCACCCTTAGCCTCAAGGGAAACCCTTCAACAGGCTATTCCTGGAAACTTGACCTGAGCGACGGCCTCAGCATTCTCAGCGACGAATATTCCACGGATCCGGATCATGAAGGTGAGGCAGGTGCTGGCGGAATCCATTCATGGGTAATCGAAGCCGGAGAGACGGGCAGCCAGGAGATAAAAGGCATATACAAACGGCCATGGGAAAGTTCAAGCGACGGGGAGAAGACTTT